A genomic stretch from Telmatocola sphagniphila includes:
- a CDS encoding DUF1552 domain-containing protein, with product MKDPRFLNRRTFLRGLGTAIALPGLEAMQASGTCRANPTADKVPLRLAYIYVPNGVHMPSWTPQATGADFAWPPLLRPLQSLREELTILSGLALDPARAHGDGGGDHARAMASFLTCQHPRKTNGTDLKAGLSADQIAAQALGRRTRFASLEIGCEGGRDSGVCDHGYSCAYQTHLAWSRENTPVPQEIDPRLLFERLFGTGGAAKTSTEERERRSLLDFVTEDARQLRDKVGSSDKQRIEEYLTGIRELELRITRAQPVAEVGPSRLSRPVGIPGDYGEYLRVMADLLVLAFQTDSTRIATFAFGNDGGNRSYPALKISEGHHDLSHHGGDPAKLSKIQAINVFHLEQLAYLLKKLQATKEGEGTLLDNCMIVYGSGISDGDAHSHDNLPILLAGRGRGTLKPGKHLRCSRETPLANLHRALLDRLGVSVTSFGDSTGSLSELGTLDP from the coding sequence ATGAAAGACCCTCGATTCTTAAACCGTCGCACCTTTCTGCGCGGTCTGGGTACCGCGATCGCTCTTCCGGGGCTCGAAGCGATGCAAGCTTCCGGAACCTGCCGAGCGAATCCCACCGCGGACAAAGTTCCTTTGCGGCTGGCTTATATTTACGTGCCCAACGGCGTTCACATGCCGTCTTGGACTCCCCAGGCGACGGGAGCCGATTTTGCATGGCCTCCCCTGCTTCGTCCGCTGCAATCGCTGCGCGAAGAACTCACGATCCTGAGCGGGCTCGCGCTCGATCCCGCGCGGGCTCATGGGGATGGGGGGGGCGACCACGCGCGGGCCATGGCCTCCTTTTTGACTTGTCAACATCCGCGAAAAACGAATGGGACCGATCTGAAAGCGGGCCTCTCCGCAGATCAGATCGCGGCGCAAGCTCTCGGACGTCGAACGCGATTCGCTTCTCTGGAAATCGGCTGCGAAGGCGGACGCGATTCGGGGGTATGCGATCACGGCTACAGTTGTGCCTACCAGACCCACCTGGCCTGGAGCCGGGAGAATACTCCGGTACCCCAAGAAATCGATCCGCGTTTACTTTTCGAACGGCTGTTCGGTACCGGCGGCGCGGCCAAAACTTCGACGGAGGAGCGGGAACGGCGCAGCCTTCTGGATTTCGTAACGGAAGACGCTCGCCAGTTGCGAGATAAAGTGGGAAGCTCGGACAAACAGCGAATCGAAGAATATCTCACGGGAATTCGTGAACTTGAATTGCGAATCACCCGCGCCCAGCCTGTAGCCGAAGTGGGACCGTCCCGACTCTCGCGTCCGGTCGGTATTCCGGGCGATTACGGGGAGTACTTACGGGTCATGGCCGACCTACTCGTGCTCGCCTTTCAAACCGATTCGACGCGGATCGCGACCTTCGCGTTCGGCAATGATGGGGGTAACCGAAGCTATCCCGCCTTAAAGATTTCCGAGGGTCACCACGATTTGTCCCATCACGGCGGCGATCCGGCGAAATTAAGCAAAATCCAGGCGATTAATGTGTTCCACCTGGAACAATTGGCTTACCTACTGAAGAAGCTCCAAGCGACTAAAGAAGGGGAGGGTACCCTCCTCGATAATTGCATGATCGTTTACGGGAGTGGAATTTCCGATGGAGACGCCCACAGCCACGACAATCTGCCCATTCTCCTGGCCGGTCGCGGCCGAGGGACTCTGAAACCCGGAAAACATCTCCGTTGTAGCCGCGAAACGCCGCTCGCCAATCTGCATCGCGCGCTCTTGGATCGTCTGGGAGTTTCGGTCACGAGCTTTGGCGATTCGACGGGTTCATTATCGGAACTCGGAACTTTGGACCCGTGA
- a CDS encoding DUF3592 domain-containing protein: MKLSDTSEPNETSTQKSRWWDYLLRSLYLFWLVFGFLLISPAIFGAIRVIGIFQQLRTESYVQTNGTIVSNELKELENVEGDNTHELIVKYDYLVDGFNYSGVRIRYPNLGSTFSDHWPRRWAREFKLGANVPVYYNPENPEQSVLHRAVLSIDFAELWFFVAFYPLILTRAMPATLGINEHGVGLSNGSNHTTVGDSTPCRRSTHLRRSSPIPFYPFWNVTTA, encoded by the coding sequence ATGAAACTATCAGATACATCTGAACCCAACGAAACCTCGACGCAGAAATCGAGATGGTGGGATTATCTACTCAGATCACTCTATCTCTTTTGGCTTGTTTTTGGTTTCCTGCTGATTTCGCCAGCAATCTTCGGTGCTATCCGGGTGATCGGCATTTTTCAGCAACTCCGTACTGAATCCTACGTACAAACAAATGGCACTATCGTCTCAAACGAGTTGAAGGAATTGGAGAACGTCGAAGGTGATAATACTCATGAATTAATAGTCAAATACGACTACTTGGTCGATGGATTCAACTACTCTGGTGTACGAATTCGCTACCCCAACTTGGGTAGCACGTTTTCGGATCATTGGCCAAGACGCTGGGCCAGAGAATTCAAACTAGGTGCGAATGTACCTGTTTACTACAATCCAGAAAATCCAGAACAGAGCGTGTTGCACAGAGCAGTTTTGTCAATTGATTTTGCTGAACTTTGGTTTTTCGTCGCATTCTATCCTTTGATCTTAACGCGGGCAATGCCCGCAACCCTAGGTATTAACGAACATGGCGTCGGTTTATCCAATGGAAGTAACCACACAACCGTTGGAGACTCGACGCCATGCCGACGATCAACTCATTTACGAAGAAGTTCGCCGATTCCATTCTATCCGTTCTGGAATGTCACGACCGCGTGA
- a CDS encoding DUF1963 domain-containing protein, with amino-acid sequence MPTFKQTIRKLAEYAIAKKGARQSPSQSNFDVHEFPSVQLPGGLWGMFFEIADEPYVRMPVLADRFKEHRKVYPALKKSAWEERDGHIYMEVSLHADLPVEFIKSLIDEAYSIVWNKLDKGARLKIELAGQPYDETKLLDRMIEIHDLKQFRKEIRKVSRPAILLRTTKSTEAKIPIAASKIGGQPDLPANVEWPVYTNGKPLAFLAQINLSEITKLGTPIKGLPIDGLLSIFSVWGWLEEGEFDPKTPTEVGAEQIGWTVILHTPKKVKLERRKTPKTVNFFKSAAVLPTPVLSLPNHRVEPPLAALGWTEELYDRFDVMQSDFRSLQMGYWLKNSDIFASHHQLGGYALFQQDFPQEVLEKGLAMLVQIGTDNYSKMVWGDGGELTFYADAKALAKGRFERVWGECQGG; translated from the coding sequence ATGCCTACCTTTAAGCAGACAATCCGAAAGCTGGCAGAGTACGCGATAGCAAAAAAAGGAGCACGTCAAAGCCCCAGCCAAAGCAACTTCGATGTCCATGAATTTCCTTCGGTCCAACTACCAGGTGGCTTGTGGGGAATGTTCTTTGAAATAGCAGATGAGCCATACGTCCGGATGCCCGTCTTGGCAGATCGATTTAAAGAGCATCGAAAAGTATACCCGGCGTTGAAAAAATCAGCTTGGGAAGAGCGCGACGGGCATATTTACATGGAAGTTTCCTTGCATGCTGATTTGCCAGTTGAATTCATTAAATCATTAATCGACGAGGCTTATTCGATTGTGTGGAATAAACTGGATAAGGGTGCTCGGCTGAAGATCGAACTTGCTGGTCAGCCTTATGACGAGACGAAGCTACTCGATAGGATGATCGAAATCCACGATCTCAAGCAATTTCGAAAAGAGATCCGCAAGGTATCACGTCCCGCTATTCTTCTTAGGACAACAAAATCGACTGAGGCGAAGATCCCTATTGCGGCAAGCAAAATTGGGGGTCAACCCGATTTGCCTGCAAATGTCGAATGGCCGGTCTACACAAACGGCAAGCCGCTTGCGTTTTTGGCTCAAATTAATCTCTCGGAGATAACCAAGCTCGGAACGCCGATCAAAGGATTACCCATAGATGGTCTACTCTCAATATTCTCCGTGTGGGGTTGGCTAGAGGAAGGAGAATTCGATCCAAAAACACCTACGGAAGTTGGAGCAGAACAAATTGGGTGGACAGTCATCCTGCACACGCCAAAAAAGGTAAAATTAGAACGCCGGAAGACACCAAAAACAGTTAATTTCTTCAAATCAGCAGCCGTATTACCCACTCCGGTTTTGTCTCTACCCAATCACCGAGTCGAACCGCCTTTGGCGGCACTGGGATGGACGGAAGAGCTTTACGACCGATTCGATGTTATGCAATCAGATTTTCGTTCACTTCAAATGGGCTATTGGTTGAAAAACAGTGATATATTTGCAAGCCATCATCAGCTGGGTGGCTACGCGCTCTTCCAACAGGATTTCCCTCAGGAAGTCTTGGAAAAAGGACTAGCAATGTTGGTGCAAATCGGCACTGACAACTACTCAAAAATGGTTTGGGGGGACGGAGGCGAATTGACTTTTTATGCCGATGCCAAAGCTTTGGCGAAAGGGCGTTTCGAGCGTGTATGGGGAGAATGTCAGGGAGGCTGA